Proteins found in one Halobaculum sp. MBLA0147 genomic segment:
- the xseB gene encoding exodeoxyribonuclease VII small subunit, whose product MTSNTTDESTETTQESTATTEESTATTDATISEKVARVEEIVAQIEDGDVSLERARDLHTEGRELLDELEADLELGDGTVEER is encoded by the coding sequence ATGACCTCGAACACGACCGACGAATCCACGGAGACGACCCAGGAGTCGACCGCGACGACCGAAGAGTCGACCGCGACGACCGACGCGACCATCTCGGAGAAAGTAGCCCGTGTGGAAGAGATCGTCGCACAGATCGAGGACGGCGACGTGTCCCTCGAACGGGCCCGCGACCTCCACACGGAGGGTCGGGAACTCCTCGACGAGCTGGAGGCGGATCTCGAACTGGGGGACGGCACGGTCGAGGAGCGGTGA
- a CDS encoding carbohydrate ABC transporter permease, which translates to METGAAASVATDGGRPEETRADDGGATGVATDGGVASSRGGGLTDRLEERVGEDFLESSPFWLPPTLLVGLFVYGAVVWNVVISLTDYQGFADPNYGDLDFEMYAKAFGSSEVITAGVNTLALLIGFTVVSLALGLVIAILVDRNIRFENTFRTIYLLPMSLSFVVTAQFWLWMYDFDGVINNFIGLFGLGPFSFIGNQSLVLAAVVFALVWQFSGYTMVVYLAALRAIPTDHFEAARVDGASVFRMYLRVIVPQLKSATVSASVVLMVFALKAFDFLFALVGGYRPPNGADILATKMVREAFQNQQWAYGSAIAILLFLMALGVIGPYLYYEYKNDNL; encoded by the coding sequence GTGGAGACCGGCGCGGCCGCGTCGGTCGCCACGGACGGCGGACGGCCCGAGGAGACCCGGGCGGACGACGGAGGGGCGACCGGCGTCGCCACAGACGGCGGTGTCGCGTCGTCGCGTGGCGGTGGGCTGACCGATCGGCTCGAGGAGCGCGTGGGCGAGGACTTCCTCGAGTCGTCGCCGTTCTGGCTGCCGCCGACGCTGCTGGTCGGCCTGTTCGTCTACGGCGCGGTGGTGTGGAACGTCGTCATCAGTCTCACCGACTACCAAGGGTTCGCGGACCCGAACTACGGCGACTTGGACTTCGAGATGTACGCGAAGGCGTTCGGCTCCTCGGAGGTGATCACCGCCGGTGTGAACACCCTCGCGTTGCTGATCGGGTTCACGGTCGTCTCGCTGGCGTTGGGACTGGTGATCGCCATCCTGGTCGACCGGAACATCCGGTTCGAGAACACCTTCCGGACGATCTACCTGTTGCCGATGAGCCTCTCGTTCGTCGTCACGGCCCAGTTCTGGCTGTGGATGTACGACTTCGACGGCGTGATCAACAACTTCATCGGGCTGTTCGGCCTGGGTCCGTTCTCGTTCATCGGCAACCAGTCGCTGGTGTTGGCGGCGGTCGTGTTCGCGTTGGTGTGGCAGTTCTCCGGGTACACGATGGTCGTCTACCTCGCCGCGTTGCGCGCGATCCCGACGGACCACTTCGAGGCGGCACGCGTCGACGGTGCCTCCGTCTTCCGGATGTACCTCCGCGTGATCGTCCCGCAGTTGAAGAGCGCGACCGTCTCGGCGTCCGTCGTCCTGATGGTGTTCGCGCTGAAGGCGTTCGACTTCCTGTTCGCGCTCGTGGGCGGCTACCGGCCCCCGAACGGCGCGGACATCCTCGCGACGAAGATGGTGCGGGAGGCGTTCCAGAACCAACAGTGGGCCTACGGCTCCGCCATCGCGATCCTGCTGTTCCTGATGGCGCTGGGCGTGATCGGCCCGTACCTCTACTACGAGTACAAGAACGACAACCTCTGA
- a CDS encoding DUF4013 domain-containing protein, giving the protein MQDGLVRYPVAGPGGWETLLLGSGLHLLAVYLPVLPLVVVLGYLVAVVLHTASDRAAGRRGAPAVVTLPPTRDQLRRLAADGLRGTVVTATYLAVPAAVVAVTLRGVGGLGAATGGSLSAGASAALLVGGTATLATAAVFCYPLPAALAAVGRHHRLAAAFDTTLLRATARDARYFVGWATGVTAIVFGAAAGTALAPVGIGFVVAFYCEVVGAAQWGWGVSRLRRRGLL; this is encoded by the coding sequence ATGCAAGACGGGCTCGTCCGGTACCCTGTCGCCGGTCCCGGCGGGTGGGAGACACTGCTGCTCGGGAGTGGCCTCCACCTGCTGGCCGTCTACCTCCCGGTGCTCCCGCTGGTGGTCGTCCTCGGCTACCTCGTCGCGGTGGTGCTCCACACGGCGAGCGACCGCGCCGCCGGACGACGCGGTGCACCCGCCGTCGTGACGCTCCCGCCGACTCGCGACCAACTCCGACGGCTCGCCGCCGACGGACTCCGTGGGACGGTCGTGACCGCGACGTACCTCGCGGTGCCGGCGGCCGTCGTCGCGGTGACGCTGCGCGGCGTCGGCGGGCTCGGCGCCGCGACCGGCGGCTCGCTGTCGGCCGGCGCGTCGGCCGCACTGCTGGTCGGCGGCACCGCGACGCTGGCGACCGCCGCGGTGTTCTGTTACCCGCTGCCGGCCGCGCTGGCCGCCGTCGGCCGCCACCACCGGCTCGCGGCCGCCTTCGACACGACGCTCCTGCGAGCGACCGCACGCGACGCCCGGTACTTCGTCGGCTGGGCGACGGGCGTGACCGCCATCGTCTTCGGCGCCGCCGCGGGCACCGCACTCGCACCCGTCGGGATCGGCTTCGTCGTCGCGTTCTACTGTGAGGTGGTGGGCGCCGCCCAGTGGGGTTGGGGCGTCTCTCGACTCCGTCGCCGCGGACTACTGTGA
- a CDS encoding ABC transporter ATP-binding protein, whose amino-acid sequence MARLQLENLTKVFTDDDGGEVVAVEDVSIDVPDGEFLVLVGPSGCGKSTTLRMVAGLETVTSGHIRLGDRVIDDRKPQDRDIAMVFQSYALYPHMTVRGNMSFGLEESTEMPDDEIRELVDDTAGMLGIGDLLNRRPAELSGGQRQRVALGRAIVREPEVFLMDEPLSNLDAKLRSEMRTELQRLQEDLDTTTVYVTHDQTEAMTMGDRIAILNDGVLQQVATPLEAYHQPANRFVAGFIGEPSMNFFEMEVQGDQLVHSPAGGTDAGSFTYPISQETREAVGDATTVTFGIRPEDVEIVGAVETDRDFDTVVDVVEPMGDENNVYLSFDADADRTFVATVGGMRRIEEGQPAVARIPEAAVHLFHGQTGEALKNRSLEEVETTEPEL is encoded by the coding sequence ATGGCACGACTACAACTCGAGAACCTGACGAAGGTGTTCACGGACGACGACGGCGGCGAAGTGGTCGCCGTCGAGGACGTATCGATCGACGTGCCCGACGGGGAGTTCCTCGTCCTCGTCGGCCCGTCGGGGTGTGGGAAGTCGACCACGCTGCGGATGGTCGCCGGGTTAGAGACCGTGACGAGCGGCCACATCAGACTCGGCGACCGCGTGATCGACGACCGCAAGCCGCAAGACCGGGACATCGCGATGGTGTTCCAGTCGTACGCGCTGTACCCACACATGACCGTCCGCGGTAACATGTCGTTCGGGTTGGAAGAGTCGACGGAGATGCCCGACGACGAGATCCGCGAGTTGGTCGACGACACCGCCGGGATGCTCGGGATCGGCGACCTCCTGAACCGGCGGCCGGCGGAGCTGTCGGGCGGCCAGCGGCAGCGTGTCGCACTCGGGCGGGCGATCGTCCGCGAACCGGAGGTGTTCCTGATGGACGAGCCGCTGTCGAACCTCGACGCGAAGCTCCGCTCGGAGATGCGGACGGAACTCCAGCGGCTGCAGGAAGATCTGGACACGACGACGGTGTACGTCACTCACGACCAGACGGAGGCGATGACGATGGGCGACCGGATCGCCATCCTGAACGACGGGGTGCTCCAGCAGGTGGCGACGCCGCTGGAGGCGTACCACCAGCCCGCCAACCGGTTCGTGGCGGGGTTCATCGGCGAGCCGTCGATGAACTTCTTCGAGATGGAGGTCCAGGGCGACCAACTCGTCCACAGCCCCGCCGGCGGCACGGACGCGGGGTCGTTCACCTACCCCATCTCCCAGGAGACACGGGAGGCGGTCGGGGACGCGACGACGGTGACGTTCGGCATCCGCCCGGAGGACGTGGAGATCGTCGGCGCCGTCGAGACGGACCGCGACTTCGACACGGTGGTCGACGTGGTCGAACCGATGGGCGACGAGAACAACGTCTACCTCTCGTTCGACGCGGACGCCGACCGGACCTTCGTCGCCACCGTCGGCGGGATGCGCCGGATCGAGGAGGGGCAACCCGCCGTCGCACGCATCCCCGAAGCGGCCGTCCACCTGTTCCACGGCCAGACCGGCGAGGCGCTGAAGAACCGCTCACTCGAGGAAGTCGAGACCACCGAACCCGAACTCTGA
- a CDS encoding ABC transporter substrate-binding protein has translation MTEDISRRRYLQGAAGVGATLAAAGCTGGGGSSNTLEVLHAWTGGDGKKAVENLISTFKEEHSEVDTNFKAIGGGANQNLKSVLNTRFSNDDPPSAFQDWPGKNFARYEGVLGDISSVWTGDGGLEEAHVEEAAELCRQDGTYHAVPVGSHRLNCLFYNVSVLEEAGVDPDSLTSASKLMDAMETVATETDKTPLAHGMKAPWTTLQLWAAVMLSTGGHDAYMDFVENGGSKGAVREAFSATKTMLEEYIPEGAASTGFTGANQMIMDGKAAFIHQGNWAAGAFRNKEDFAYDEDWGFKTFPGTEGMYTFHTDAFLYPANNPSPNATETWMEFVGSKQGQVAFNKFKGSIPTRTDVDESEFGPYLQETIQDFAEAEQKPPTLAHGLAVSPSKISDLKGALTSDFTGPYNVEGATEKFVSTVQS, from the coding sequence ATGACAGAAGACATCTCACGACGACGGTATCTGCAAGGTGCCGCCGGTGTCGGCGCGACACTGGCGGCCGCAGGGTGTACAGGTGGCGGCGGTAGTTCGAACACGCTCGAAGTGCTCCACGCGTGGACGGGTGGTGACGGCAAGAAGGCCGTCGAGAACCTGATCTCTACGTTCAAAGAGGAACACTCCGAGGTCGACACGAACTTCAAGGCCATCGGCGGCGGCGCGAACCAGAACCTCAAGAGCGTGCTCAACACGCGGTTCTCGAACGACGACCCGCCGAGCGCGTTCCAGGACTGGCCCGGCAAGAACTTCGCCCGCTACGAGGGCGTGCTCGGTGACATCTCCAGCGTCTGGACCGGCGACGGTGGCCTGGAGGAGGCCCACGTCGAGGAGGCCGCCGAGCTGTGTCGACAGGACGGCACATACCACGCGGTGCCGGTCGGCTCGCACCGACTCAACTGTCTGTTCTACAACGTGAGCGTCCTCGAGGAGGCGGGCGTCGACCCCGACTCGCTCACCAGCGCGTCGAAGCTGATGGACGCGATGGAGACGGTCGCCACGGAGACGGACAAGACGCCGCTGGCACACGGGATGAAGGCACCGTGGACGACGCTCCAGTTGTGGGCGGCCGTGATGCTGTCGACCGGTGGCCACGACGCCTACATGGACTTCGTCGAGAACGGCGGGTCGAAGGGCGCCGTCCGCGAGGCGTTCTCCGCCACGAAGACGATGCTCGAGGAGTACATCCCCGAGGGCGCCGCCTCGACCGGCTTCACCGGCGCCAACCAGATGATCATGGACGGCAAGGCCGCGTTCATCCACCAGGGGAACTGGGCGGCCGGCGCCTTCCGGAACAAGGAGGACTTCGCGTACGACGAGGACTGGGGCTTCAAGACGTTCCCCGGCACGGAGGGGATGTACACCTTCCACACGGACGCGTTCCTCTACCCAGCCAACAACCCGTCTCCGAACGCGACGGAGACGTGGATGGAGTTCGTCGGTTCGAAACAGGGCCAGGTCGCGTTCAACAAGTTCAAGGGGTCGATCCCGACCCGGACGGACGTCGACGAGAGCGAGTTCGGCCCGTACCTCCAGGAGACGATCCAGGACTTCGCCGAAGCCGAGCAGAAGCCGCCGACGCTGGCGCACGGGCTGGCGGTGTCGCCGAGCAAGATCAGCGACCTGAAGGGGGCGCTGACCAGCGACTTCACGGGACCGTACAACGTCGAGGGCGCGACCGAGAAGTTCGTCTCGACGGTCCAGTCGTAA
- a CDS encoding carbohydrate ABC transporter permease: MSTVDETAEEGLDVNGYRVGLYLTLGALLVFFLTPIETGIVTSLKTPDAVATTSPVVPSLEGFTLGNYATAVQELLPGMVNSLLYAVPATILSALFGSFAAYGFTLTDWRGQVGVLLLFVAGIFIPYQAVLVPLTQFFSILSLGQSPIWGLLGIDRAYSGIVELIVTHTAYGIPICTILFRSYYKGMSEEMLESARLEGATVRRAYRRIVFPLSTPMFAVVLIYQFTQIWNDLLFALVLVQAESSAAAPVTLILAGLGASQSGTIFGLRMAGAFVAALPTLAVYVLFGEEFAKGVAT, encoded by the coding sequence GTGAGCACGGTCGACGAGACGGCAGAGGAGGGGCTCGACGTGAACGGGTACCGCGTAGGACTGTACCTCACGCTGGGCGCGTTGCTCGTCTTCTTCCTCACGCCCATCGAGACCGGGATCGTCACCTCGTTGAAGACGCCGGACGCCGTGGCGACCACGTCCCCGGTGGTCCCCTCGCTGGAGGGGTTCACCCTCGGGAACTACGCGACCGCGGTGCAGGAACTGCTCCCGGGGATGGTGAACAGCCTGTTGTACGCGGTGCCGGCGACGATCCTCTCGGCGTTGTTCGGGAGCTTCGCCGCCTACGGGTTCACGCTGACCGACTGGCGCGGCCAGGTGGGTGTGCTCCTGTTGTTCGTCGCCGGGATCTTCATCCCGTACCAGGCGGTGCTGGTGCCGCTGACGCAGTTCTTCTCGATCCTGAGTCTCGGACAGTCGCCGATCTGGGGACTGCTCGGGATCGACCGCGCGTACAGCGGGATCGTGGAGCTGATCGTCACCCACACCGCGTACGGGATTCCGATCTGTACGATCCTGTTCCGGTCGTACTACAAGGGGATGAGCGAGGAGATGCTGGAGTCGGCCCGGCTGGAGGGGGCGACGGTGCGGCGCGCCTACCGGCGGATCGTCTTCCCGCTGTCGACGCCGATGTTCGCGGTCGTGTTGATCTACCAGTTCACGCAGATCTGGAACGACCTGCTGTTCGCGCTGGTGTTGGTGCAGGCGGAGTCGTCGGCGGCCGCGCCGGTGACGCTGATCCTGGCGGGGCTCGGCGCCTCACAGAGCGGGACGATCTTCGGCCTGCGGATGGCGGGGGCGTTCGTCGCCGCCCTGCCGACGCTGGCGGTGTACGTACTGTTCGGCGAGGAGTTCGCGAAGGGAGTGGCTACGTAA
- a CDS encoding GNAT family N-acetyltransferase, producing MSVAPDERDVFDGGDEPASGGGEEPMLDGGDEPVPDGDGEPGVSVEVGDISVADAVADLWVRLAADQRSYGSHLLAETNRQLARDSAAQHAVTGGLLVARVDDELVGFMTFSTEQGDYDVDTDRGLIHDLFVATRYRSRGIGARLLEAAEERLAADGVDRVSLEAMAANTDARRFYERHGYEPFRVELEKTLDE from the coding sequence ATGTCCGTGGCACCCGACGAACGAGACGTGTTCGACGGGGGCGACGAACCGGCGTCCGGCGGGGGTGAGGAGCCGATGCTCGATGGTGGCGACGAACCGGTGCCCGACGGCGACGGCGAACCCGGTGTCAGCGTCGAGGTTGGCGACATCTCCGTCGCCGACGCGGTCGCAGACCTGTGGGTACGACTGGCGGCCGACCAGCGCTCGTACGGTTCGCACCTCCTCGCGGAGACGAACCGGCAACTCGCCCGCGACTCGGCCGCTCAACACGCCGTCACCGGCGGCCTCCTCGTCGCCCGAGTCGACGACGAGCTCGTCGGGTTCATGACGTTCTCCACCGAACAGGGGGACTACGACGTCGACACGGACCGCGGGTTGATCCACGACCTCTTCGTCGCGACGCGGTACCGGAGTCGCGGGATCGGCGCCAGACTCCTCGAAGCCGCCGAGGAGCGACTGGCGGCCGACGGCGTCGACCGCGTCTCGCTGGAGGCGATGGCGGCCAACACCGACGCACGCCGGTTCTACGAACGGCACGGCTACGAGCCGTTCCGCGTCGAACTAGAGAAGACGCTCGACGAGTAG
- a CDS encoding AAA family ATPase, with product MSYTDSRDHLLDELDLLETALEHCAGAAADGPSATGQTNSDGSADSTEVELAVPDHARDEIARRREQIEDQCAATTDTTLRLRVLADRFDLSRRHLDVLLLAVGPTVHDTFADLFGQLSGRHRLPTPTLASLESVFATDDHQRLTVSQLVGPSSPLVANGFVSVEPAPDENATDRQRRVVAEQRIVSYLKGHDDLDDRLTGTCSLVSPDRSVDNLRIEEPVQTRLTTLDASGSTPDVHYFHGAAGSEKRRAVDALVADERLLRADLETLLDADRLDRFRREALLQDCPVHLKNVSAATADPGENVAADLPDREQPPTVGEVLDALAPLERDLYLTATDAWTPTSGRDDTSYSLLQFPDPSFNLRERIWEGYADELAEDVDPTTLASTFELTQGQIDDAVTTARALADDAEEPLSLETIREGCTAQSAEGLEDLAEKIDPDATWDEVVLTDDTEAELQEVAARVRHRGTVYEQWGFEERFSRGAGVVALFAGPSGTGKTLSAEVIAADAGMDLYKIDLSSVVSKYIGETEENLERIFDAARDSNAILLFDEADAVFGQRAGVSDATDRYANVEVNYLLQRIESYDGVVLLTTNNESQMDDAFVRRIHQTVQFERPQERQRESIWHVMFPEDTPTEDIDYAFLSQFDMPGGNIRNVAQTAAVLAADDDGVVRMKHVVRATERELNKIGKLYDIADFGEYSEYLRASSDEATETDRAGATATERNTSQATAHSNGHRETTASAEQRSDTGAEQSTDESATTSSADHTERTPSPEPTQTANTGEDGSVSGTTKAGPPNKDALAAAEEARGATEPSLADDTPESIGVDSNETEQGTDADSLETGELGEEMAEPDLEETGTRDRPEVVVKQFFQYLSEGDGEAAHALYHTEGYVEQFSDREIAMLREKDLVVKDFERLADTKRRVTLRFVQELGERELPLEYELRPQNREWRIFDLRQPGR from the coding sequence ATGAGCTACACGGACAGTCGCGACCACCTCTTGGACGAACTCGATCTGCTCGAAACTGCTCTCGAACACTGTGCTGGAGCAGCCGCAGACGGCCCGTCTGCTACAGGACAGACGAACTCCGACGGATCGGCCGACAGCACAGAAGTCGAACTAGCCGTTCCCGACCACGCGAGAGACGAGATCGCACGGCGACGGGAGCAGATCGAAGACCAGTGTGCTGCGACGACAGACACCACACTCCGGTTGCGAGTTCTCGCCGACCGATTCGATCTCTCTCGTCGTCACCTCGACGTGCTGTTACTCGCAGTCGGCCCGACCGTCCACGACACGTTCGCCGACCTCTTCGGGCAGCTCTCCGGCCGACACAGACTCCCGACGCCGACACTCGCCAGTCTCGAGTCGGTGTTCGCTACCGACGATCACCAGCGGCTGACCGTCTCACAACTGGTCGGCCCATCGTCACCGCTGGTGGCCAACGGATTCGTCTCCGTAGAGCCTGCACCGGACGAGAACGCGACCGATCGACAGCGCCGTGTCGTGGCAGAACAGCGCATCGTCTCGTACCTGAAAGGTCACGACGACCTCGACGATCGGCTCACTGGGACTTGTTCGCTCGTCTCTCCCGACCGTTCTGTCGACAATCTTCGTATCGAAGAGCCAGTGCAGACACGACTCACGACACTCGACGCCTCCGGGTCGACACCGGACGTTCACTACTTCCACGGCGCGGCGGGTTCTGAGAAGCGGCGTGCGGTGGACGCTCTCGTCGCCGACGAGCGCCTGCTCCGCGCCGACCTCGAGACGCTCCTCGACGCCGACCGGCTCGATAGGTTCCGCCGCGAGGCACTGCTCCAAGACTGCCCGGTCCACCTGAAGAACGTCTCGGCGGCGACCGCCGACCCCGGCGAGAACGTCGCGGCCGACCTGCCAGACCGCGAGCAACCACCGACGGTCGGGGAAGTACTCGACGCACTCGCCCCCCTCGAACGCGACCTCTACCTGACTGCGACGGACGCTTGGACCCCGACGTCGGGTCGCGACGACACCTCGTACTCACTCCTCCAGTTCCCCGACCCTTCCTTCAATCTGCGCGAACGGATCTGGGAGGGGTACGCCGACGAGCTCGCCGAGGACGTGGACCCGACGACACTCGCGAGTACGTTCGAACTGACCCAGGGGCAGATCGACGACGCCGTCACCACCGCCCGCGCACTCGCCGACGACGCCGAGGAACCCCTCTCGTTGGAGACGATCCGCGAAGGCTGTACCGCGCAGTCCGCAGAGGGACTCGAAGACCTCGCGGAGAAGATCGATCCCGACGCCACCTGGGACGAGGTGGTGCTCACCGACGACACCGAAGCAGAGTTGCAAGAGGTCGCTGCCAGAGTCCGTCACCGCGGAACGGTGTACGAGCAGTGGGGGTTCGAGGAACGCTTCTCCCGTGGTGCCGGCGTCGTGGCGCTGTTCGCGGGGCCGTCGGGGACGGGAAAGACACTCTCGGCGGAGGTGATCGCCGCCGACGCTGGCATGGATCTGTACAAGATCGACCTCTCCAGTGTGGTGAGCAAGTACATCGGGGAGACCGAAGAGAACCTCGAACGGATCTTCGACGCCGCCAGAGACTCCAACGCGATCCTGTTGTTCGACGAGGCGGACGCCGTCTTCGGCCAGCGTGCCGGGGTGAGTGACGCCACCGACCGCTACGCGAACGTCGAGGTCAACTACCTGCTCCAGCGGATCGAGAGCTACGACGGCGTGGTGCTTCTGACGACGAACAACGAGTCGCAGATGGACGACGCGTTCGTCCGCCGCATTCACCAGACAGTCCAGTTCGAGCGCCCGCAGGAGCGCCAACGCGAGAGTATCTGGCACGTGATGTTCCCGGAAGACACGCCGACGGAGGACATCGACTACGCGTTCCTCTCGCAGTTCGACATGCCCGGTGGGAACATCCGTAACGTCGCACAGACGGCGGCGGTGTTGGCTGCCGACGACGACGGGGTCGTCCGGATGAAACACGTCGTCCGCGCCACCGAACGGGAACTGAACAAGATCGGGAAACTGTACGACATCGCGGACTTCGGCGAGTACAGCGAGTACCTCCGCGCCAGCAGTGACGAGGCGACGGAGACGGACCGAGCAGGAGCAACCGCGACAGAGCGAAACACGTCACAGGCGACAGCCCACTCGAACGGCCACCGAGAGACGACAGCCTCCGCCGAGCAACGGTCGGACACCGGCGCCGAGCAGTCGACGGACGAGTCCGCTACGACATCGAGCGCCGATCACACCGAACGAACACCGAGTCCAGAGCCGACACAGACGGCGAATACGGGGGAGGACGGCTCGGTGTCTGGTACCACGAAGGCTGGCCCGCCAAATAAAGATGCGCTCGCAGCCGCCGAAGAGGCTCGCGGCGCGACCGAGCCGAGTCTCGCAGACGACACACCCGAGTCGATCGGAGTCGACAGCAACGAGACGGAGCAGGGGACCGACGCCGACTCGCTGGAGACCGGCGAGTTGGGTGAGGAGATGGCGGAGCCGGATCTCGAGGAGACCGGCACCCGCGACCGGCCCGAGGTCGTCGTGAAGCAGTTCTTTCAGTACCTCTCGGAGGGCGACGGTGAGGCCGCACACGCACTGTACCACACGGAGGGGTACGTCGAACAGTTCTCCGACCGGGAGATCGCGATGCTCCGCGAGAAAGACCTCGTGGTCAAAGACTTCGAACGACTCGCCGACACCAAACGACGCGTCACTCTCCGATTCGTCCAAGAACTCGGCGAACGCGAACTGCCCCTGGAGTACGAACTCCGCCCACAGAACCGCGAGTGGCGCATCTTCGACCTCAGACAGCCTGGGCGGTGA
- a CDS encoding DUF4157 domain-containing protein produces the protein MAEAQYGGPLDAADRVELRRMENTYPSMVHDWIEEGVPIAAMESPTKIQRWRDRQDSPIPWNAEKQNEKSAQRSRLDDTLPVPRGNADVPRVVREVITSPGQSLDASIQRAVEERMGDSLGDVRIHTGPRAAAAADAIDARAFTVGNHVAFGAGEYDPESVEGQHVLAHELAHVRQQTGGALSMLPQDDVQLEIDPDPELEREAEETARRVMSGGDLGIQRLSDTEIHVQRMDPSSMIDYDSIIASPSDAPVSDTGSLDSLLEEYDAAEILKSAVLGMMGELPGGNFAAEVLGEVDDQRNRTAQLQSDLQEIDPPDHWVSTIAGRAAEVIEGKMLSTDNLEGLANNRSDQS, from the coding sequence ATGGCGGAGGCACAGTACGGCGGGCCGTTGGACGCTGCCGACCGGGTGGAACTCCGGCGGATGGAGAACACGTACCCCTCGATGGTCCACGACTGGATCGAAGAGGGGGTCCCGATCGCGGCTATGGAGAGCCCGACGAAGATCCAGCGGTGGCGCGACCGCCAGGACTCACCAATTCCGTGGAACGCGGAGAAACAGAACGAAAAGTCCGCGCAACGGAGTCGCCTCGACGACACACTTCCCGTACCCCGTGGCAACGCCGACGTGCCACGGGTCGTTCGTGAGGTGATCACCTCGCCCGGCCAGTCGCTCGACGCGTCGATCCAACGTGCGGTCGAAGAGCGGATGGGCGATTCGCTGGGTGACGTGCGGATTCACACCGGCCCGAGAGCCGCGGCGGCAGCCGACGCCATCGACGCCCGGGCATTCACCGTCGGGAATCACGTCGCGTTCGGTGCCGGCGAGTACGACCCGGAATCAGTGGAAGGTCAGCACGTCTTGGCGCACGAGTTGGCACACGTCCGCCAGCAAACGGGTGGCGCGCTGTCGATGCTCCCGCAGGACGACGTGCAATTAGAGATCGACCCCGATCCCGAACTGGAACGCGAAGCCGAAGAGACTGCTCGACGCGTGATGTCCGGTGGCGACCTCGGGATTCAGCGCCTCTCCGACACCGAGATTCACGTTCAGCGAATGGACCCGAGTAGCATGATAGACTACGACTCCATCATCGCAAGCCCATCCGACGCACCTGTCTCAGACACTGGTAGTCTAGACTCCCTGTTAGAAGAGTACGACGCGGCAGAGATTCTCAAGTCGGCTGTTCTCGGAATGATGGGCGAACTCCCAGGTGGGAACTTCGCGGCGGAGGTACTTGGAGAGGTGGACGATCAACGTAATCGGACAGCGCAACTACAGAGTGACTTACAAGAGATAGATCCACCCGATCACTGGGTGTCAACCATCGCAGGGCGTGCTGCCGAGGTTATCGAAGGGAAAATGCTCAGCACTGACAATCTAGAAGGCCTAGCGAATAATCGAAGTGATCAATCGTGA